The proteins below come from a single Carnobacterium divergens DSM 20623 genomic window:
- a CDS encoding ABC transporter ATP-binding protein, with amino-acid sequence MARNKFDVDEELAQEFNREDFKRLLFYVKPYKKPIYQTLFVILIANIAMMLGPYLSKVVIDDVLPTKNMTLLIWVGVAFLASVIVTGWCMWYRIQSITVIGQDILKDMRSAIFEHLQKLPFSYFDSRPHGKILIRVVNYINTLSDLLSNGLINLISDILSVVITLIFMLAIDWKLTLYSLVLLPVLFVFVMFIKNKQRKAYQDLSNKQSNMNAYIHESIAGIKVTQSFARENVNDEIFSEVSKNYRASWMKAVSIQFLLWPGVQNIAVITTSLIYYVGIRGIGVDITTGTLIAFIGYVNNFWNPVINIGNFYNSLITATAYLERIFETLDVEPDIKDSPTAIEMPPIKGDVLFRNVTFRYEEGKDILKNINFHVEPGESIALVGPTGAGKTTVINLLSRFYDINEGEILIDGIDLRKVTLESLRKQMGVMLQDTFIFSGTIMENIRYGKLDATEEEVVAAAKIVRAHDFISELKDGYHTAVKERGSTLSAGQRQLISFARTLLANPKILILDEATSSIDTKTETLLQKGLEKLLEGRTSFIIAHRLSTIKNSSRIFYIDQGSVMEAGSHEELMVEKGPYYELYQSQFDLLQEL; translated from the coding sequence ATGGCGAGGAATAAATTTGATGTAGATGAAGAGTTGGCTCAGGAATTTAATAGAGAAGATTTTAAACGATTATTGTTTTATGTTAAACCTTATAAAAAGCCGATTTATCAAACGTTGTTTGTTATTTTAATTGCGAATATTGCAATGATGCTAGGACCATATTTAAGCAAAGTTGTCATTGATGATGTGCTTCCAACTAAAAATATGACTTTGTTGATATGGGTTGGTGTAGCTTTTCTAGCCTCTGTAATTGTAACGGGTTGGTGTATGTGGTATCGTATTCAGTCCATTACAGTAATTGGACAGGATATATTAAAGGATATGCGCTCAGCTATTTTTGAGCATTTGCAAAAGCTACCATTTTCTTATTTTGACAGTCGTCCTCATGGGAAAATATTGATTCGTGTGGTCAATTACATCAATACGTTGAGTGATTTATTATCGAACGGTTTAATTAACTTAATTTCAGATATTTTAAGTGTTGTAATCACGTTGATTTTTATGTTAGCTATTGATTGGAAGTTAACGTTATATAGTTTAGTTTTGTTGCCAGTATTGTTTGTCTTTGTGATGTTTATCAAAAATAAACAGCGTAAAGCTTATCAAGATTTAAGTAACAAGCAATCGAATATGAATGCGTATATTCATGAAAGCATTGCAGGCATTAAAGTTACGCAATCCTTTGCAAGGGAAAATGTAAATGATGAGATTTTTTCTGAAGTAAGTAAAAATTATCGAGCTTCATGGATGAAAGCTGTTAGTATTCAGTTTTTATTATGGCCAGGGGTACAAAATATTGCGGTGATTACGACTTCCTTAATTTATTATGTCGGGATTCGTGGAATTGGCGTAGATATTACTACGGGAACGTTGATTGCTTTTATTGGTTATGTGAATAATTTTTGGAATCCAGTCATCAACATTGGGAATTTTTATAACTCATTAATTACTGCAACGGCTTATCTTGAACGGATTTTTGAAACGCTGGATGTAGAACCAGATATTAAAGATAGTCCAACAGCGATTGAAATGCCACCTATCAAAGGAGATGTACTCTTTAGAAATGTGACTTTCCGCTATGAAGAGGGAAAAGATATCTTAAAAAATATCAATTTTCATGTAGAACCGGGTGAATCAATTGCGTTAGTTGGTCCAACTGGAGCCGGAAAGACAACAGTCATTAACTTATTGAGTCGTTTTTATGATATTAATGAGGGAGAAATTTTAATTGACGGCATCGACCTACGAAAAGTAACGTTGGAATCCTTACGTAAACAAATGGGTGTGATGCTGCAAGATACCTTTATTTTTTCAGGAACGATTATGGAAAATATTCGTTATGGGAAATTAGACGCCACAGAAGAAGAGGTCGTGGCAGCTGCTAAAATTGTCAGAGCACATGATTTTATTTCAGAATTAAAGGATGGTTATCATACAGCAGTGAAAGAAAGAGGCAGTACTCTTTCAGCCGGACAGCGTCAACTAATTTCATTCGCACGAACGTTATTGGCAAATCCTAAAATTTTGATTTTAGATGAGGCAACTTCTAGTATTGATACGAAAACGGAAACATTATTACAAAAAGGGTTAGAAAAATTACTAGAAGGTCGGACGTCATTTATTATTGCTCACCGTTTGTCCACGATCAAAAATAGCTCACGTATTTTCTATATCGATCAAGGGAGTGTTATGGAAGCAGGAAGCCATGAGGAATTGATGGTAGAAAAAGGTCCTTATTATGAACTGTATCAATCACAATTTGATTTATTACAAGAATTGTAA
- a CDS encoding ABC transporter ATP-binding protein encodes MESVKWVWQYAKKYRLLTVIAIFLVIVTSVLSIVYPLLGGKIVDVVIDQGKTNLLVPILGVMMGVAFLRTVLRYCYQIMFEKIGQDSLFRIREDLYQKLQELDFNFFNQTRVGDIMARMTGDTDAIRHFISWVFYNLLENLLLFICAVVVMATIDWRLMLALVAVTPIIGILTMRMANEAQPIFYEIRESFSRLNSMVEENISGNRVVKAFAREDYEIDKFNKHNEDFKQRNMDSAAVSKRYLPILDSLASSLTIITFVFGGYLVIIEQMTLGDLVAFTGFLWMLNMPMRMSGWLINDVQRFIASSFKIREMLGAKSRIPIHSENSVPHLEGFVEFDHVSFHFDDDPTTEVLSDISLKAAPGQTIGILGETGSGKSTLVNLIARFYDPTAGKILIDGVDARKWHVRELRNHIAIVMQDIFLFSDTIGDNIAFGVPDAEDADIQRMAQIADANHFIEKMPEGYGTIVGERGVGLSGGQKQRISLARALMKNPAILILDDTTSAVDMETETKIQEELDGITGNKTTFIIAHRISSVKDADEILILEQGKIIERGTHESLLAKKGYYYDVFNKQLGNFDEKEEASNGEE; translated from the coding sequence ATGGAGAGTGTGAAGTGGGTTTGGCAATACGCCAAGAAGTATCGTTTGTTAACTGTAATTGCTATTTTTTTAGTTATTGTAACATCAGTTTTAAGTATTGTTTATCCATTATTAGGTGGAAAAATTGTTGATGTTGTAATTGATCAAGGAAAAACAAATTTACTGGTTCCGATACTAGGTGTGATGATGGGCGTTGCTTTTTTAAGAACGGTGTTGCGATATTGCTATCAAATCATGTTTGAAAAAATTGGTCAAGATTCATTGTTTCGGATACGAGAAGATCTATATCAAAAATTGCAAGAATTAGATTTTAATTTTTTCAATCAAACGAGAGTGGGAGATATTATGGCTCGTATGACAGGTGATACAGATGCGATTCGTCACTTTATCTCCTGGGTATTTTATAATTTATTAGAGAATTTATTGTTATTTATTTGCGCAGTAGTTGTTATGGCGACGATTGATTGGCGCTTGATGTTGGCGCTAGTTGCTGTTACGCCAATCATTGGGATTTTAACGATGCGAATGGCCAATGAAGCACAACCTATTTTTTATGAAATTAGAGAAAGTTTTTCAAGATTGAATTCAATGGTAGAAGAAAATATTAGTGGCAATCGTGTGGTGAAAGCTTTTGCTAGAGAAGACTATGAAATTGATAAATTTAATAAACACAATGAGGATTTTAAGCAACGAAATATGGATTCAGCTGCAGTTTCAAAACGATACTTGCCAATTTTGGATTCCTTAGCAAGTAGCTTAACGATTATTACCTTTGTTTTTGGTGGGTATCTTGTGATTATCGAACAAATGACACTTGGAGATTTAGTCGCATTTACAGGTTTTTTATGGATGTTAAATATGCCGATGCGAATGAGCGGTTGGCTTATTAACGATGTGCAACGTTTTATTGCCTCTTCATTTAAAATTCGTGAAATGCTAGGAGCAAAATCAAGAATCCCAATTCATTCTGAAAATTCGGTGCCACATTTAGAAGGTTTTGTTGAGTTTGATCATGTGTCTTTCCATTTTGATGATGATCCAACCACAGAGGTTTTAAGTGATATTAGTTTAAAGGCAGCGCCAGGTCAGACGATTGGTATTTTAGGTGAAACAGGATCAGGTAAGTCGACGTTAGTTAATTTGATTGCTCGTTTTTATGACCCAACAGCTGGAAAAATTTTAATAGATGGAGTAGATGCTAGAAAATGGCATGTTCGTGAATTGCGTAATCATATTGCAATCGTCATGCAAGATATTTTTCTGTTTTCGGATACAATTGGGGACAATATTGCTTTTGGTGTACCGGATGCTGAGGATGCGGATATTCAACGAATGGCTCAAATTGCAGATGCCAATCATTTTATTGAAAAGATGCCAGAAGGATATGGCACAATTGTTGGGGAACGAGGTGTTGGGTTATCTGGTGGACAAAAGCAACGAATTTCTTTAGCAAGAGCATTGATGAAAAACCCAGCTATTTTGATATTAGATGATACGACGTCAGCAGTTGATATGGAAACAGAAACGAAGATTCAAGAGGAACTTGATGGAATTACCGGGAATAAGACAACATTTATTATTGCCCATCGCATTTCATCTGTGAAAGATGCGGATGAGATTTTGATCTTGGAGCAAGGTAAGATAATTGAACGAGGAACGCATGAATCTTTGTTAGCTAAAAAAGGCTATTATTATGATGTCTTTAATAAACAGCTAGGCAATTTTGATGAAAAGGAGGAAGCAAGTAATGGCGAGGAATAA
- a CDS encoding DUF916 and DUF3324 domain-containing protein, whose translation MKTKLMTLFMLIPILATSLFQLPTITHASELNFAVEAVIPENQRDKTKTYFDLRMEPSTEQTIEVNLRNDTDADVTVEPSVNTATTNLNGVVEYGVTKAKKDSTLPVNLTDIVTVQKEVTIPANDSVKVPLTIKMPATKFDGVLAGGITIKEKDVATDKKESDSQGLAINNKYAYVVALILNQTDKEVAPKLVLNDVKPAQVNARNVINANLQNTQAAYVNALDVVAKVTKKGSSEVLYESSKKNMQMAPNSNFNYPISLNGQKLEAGDYTLSLKADAKEGNWSFTKNFTIKAEDAKKYNQADVSIKKDNTWIYFVIGLLLLVIVALIIFFLIRNKKKKKEEEERRKKAARLRKRKAQRKKQANQIKKNKE comes from the coding sequence ATGAAAACAAAATTAATGACACTATTCATGCTGATTCCTATCCTAGCAACAAGTTTATTCCAGTTGCCAACAATCACCCACGCATCAGAGCTAAATTTTGCAGTGGAAGCCGTAATTCCAGAGAATCAAAGGGATAAAACAAAAACTTATTTTGATTTAAGAATGGAACCAAGTACAGAACAAACGATTGAAGTGAACTTAAGAAATGATACAGATGCTGATGTAACAGTAGAACCAAGTGTAAATACAGCTACTACTAATTTAAATGGTGTTGTAGAGTATGGTGTTACAAAAGCAAAAAAAGACAGTACCTTACCTGTCAATTTAACCGATATCGTTACGGTACAAAAAGAAGTGACGATTCCTGCCAATGATTCAGTCAAAGTTCCTTTAACGATTAAAATGCCTGCTACAAAATTTGATGGTGTTTTAGCTGGAGGAATTACAATCAAAGAAAAAGATGTCGCAACAGATAAAAAAGAATCTGATAGCCAAGGGTTAGCGATTAATAATAAATATGCGTACGTGGTGGCTTTAATTTTAAATCAAACTGATAAAGAAGTTGCACCTAAATTAGTTTTAAATGATGTGAAGCCAGCGCAAGTTAATGCTAGAAATGTCATCAATGCAAATTTACAAAATACACAAGCAGCTTATGTAAATGCACTAGATGTGGTTGCTAAAGTAACAAAAAAAGGCAGCAGTGAAGTATTGTACGAAAGCTCTAAAAAGAATATGCAAATGGCACCCAATTCGAACTTTAATTACCCAATTTCATTAAACGGTCAAAAATTAGAAGCAGGAGACTACACTCTCTCTTTAAAAGCTGATGCCAAAGAAGGAAATTGGTCATTTACTAAAAATTTTACTATCAAAGCAGAGGATGCCAAAAAATACAATCAAGCTGATGTATCGATTAAAAAAGACAATACTTGGATTTATTTTGTAATTGGACTTTTATTGTTAGTGATTGTGGCTTTGATTATTTTCTTTTTGATTCGTAATAAAAAGAAGAAAAAAGAAGAAGAAGAAAGACGTAAAAAAGCAGCACGTTTAAGAAAAAGAAAAGCTCAAAGAAAAAAACAAGCGAATCAAATCAAAAAAAATAAAGAATAG
- a CDS encoding WxL domain-containing protein, with product MKKQTILTAGAVALVALTIGGTASAATAGTYKSNAKVKFVQDTSITPPVDPTNPGSEVTPVDPDGTNPDPGTAGPLSIDFASSFGFDEQKITTKDEVYNAKAQILSDGTFRPNYLQVTDKRGGANGWTVQVKQDTQFASASGTLDGALISVKNGQVDSISTSTVPSLVNKSFDLTIDEDGAGVSQNIVGAKTGEGAGTWVYRFGDDTNKETSVTLAVPGSTTKYAEEYTTELTWTLADVPHVETQP from the coding sequence ATGAAAAAACAAACAATCTTAACTGCTGGGGCAGTAGCATTAGTAGCACTAACAATCGGAGGAACAGCATCAGCAGCAACTGCTGGTACCTATAAATCAAACGCTAAAGTAAAATTTGTGCAAGATACGTCAATTACCCCACCCGTTGATCCAACGAATCCAGGTAGTGAAGTAACGCCTGTTGACCCAGATGGTACAAACCCTGATCCAGGAACAGCTGGACCATTAAGTATTGACTTTGCGTCATCATTTGGATTTGATGAACAAAAAATTACAACTAAAGATGAAGTGTACAATGCAAAAGCACAAATCTTGTCTGATGGAACATTCCGTCCAAATTATTTGCAAGTAACAGATAAGCGTGGGGGCGCGAATGGTTGGACTGTTCAAGTAAAACAAGATACACAATTTGCTTCAGCAAGCGGTACTCTAGACGGCGCTTTAATTTCTGTTAAAAATGGACAAGTTGATTCAATTTCAACTTCAACAGTTCCTTCATTAGTAAATAAAAGCTTTGATTTAACAATTGATGAAGACGGAGCAGGTGTTTCTCAAAATATCGTTGGAGCTAAAACAGGAGAAGGTGCTGGAACGTGGGTCTATCGTTTTGGTGATGATACAAATAAAGAAACAAGTGTAACGCTAGCTGTACCAGGAAGCACAACTAAATACGCAGAAGAATATACAACAGAATTAACATGGACATTAGCAGATGTTCCACATGTAGAAACACAACCATAA
- a CDS encoding LPXTG cell wall anchor domain-containing protein: MSTLRKSFIFSVVILFSIFPFKEVLAESNQGYQSTGEISFYGTYEYPSDKPDSKPIPVTPVPNGTLPTTIGTTTPHLNRLPQTGESSSQQSLLVGFIFLVGSIFIYKKTIWGK, encoded by the coding sequence ATGAGCACTTTAAGAAAAAGTTTCATCTTTTCAGTTGTGATTCTGTTCAGTATTTTTCCCTTTAAAGAGGTACTTGCAGAATCAAATCAAGGTTATCAATCTACTGGTGAAATCAGTTTTTATGGGACCTATGAGTACCCAAGTGATAAACCAGATAGTAAGCCAATACCAGTAACACCTGTACCTAATGGCACTTTGCCAACAACTATTGGTACAACAACACCTCACTTAAACCGATTGCCACAAACAGGGGAGTCTTCAAGTCAACAGAGTTTGTTAGTGGGTTTTATCTTTTTAGTAGGTAGCATATTCATTTATAAAAAAACAATTTGGGGGAAATAA
- a CDS encoding pectate lyase-like adhesive domain-containing protein, which produces MKLKQNYKIVLSIVVLLSLIISGLSIQQLKKDPSVKATDAANAETQYVKIEQAIQSSIANQVDVLITFSPYLTEEIRIPVPEGLTYQETLASLQSENKVSLDTEKKELVIQPFEKTNQSNQGQSSELATSENVPVVTEFQEQSVLVSFTVNQTGEYTLKAVTSYEDSVIHSDELTLKLPTTSNPESTKPETDPNQSSKEQSTNSQANEADVPVAVQSRMMARAAGEVEVSTWAEFKAAYDEPTTTKIIMKNEITASSATSFRTTPIEIDGGGFLLEMRNYDLRVNNPSVAGSVFHIHDMIMSNNAYNEAFVNSGYGSANTRNWKFRLGNIVTKANVQRVIRAYHAEVTMYGNNNLDTRAENFYVGSMVIEPGTKYIGNVNYYNFSVIWFVENSSAGETGASQEFTIGEGANVKLGQTQTGTAYPAVYQYYKSMTIGENAVFNVNMPGNAVRFDLSGSTFTAKKGSITNLTSKLASGAVVNFNASNSVFKVEEGAYFYTIGVSSVPLVNIASGSNNVFDLSKPAQYDIRNLGTSSAVGITGAANKLSISDSDIDLWNMGVDVLGPSSLTYALVGNLTATGPANTQVVTSTEPALQTNFRTNKFRRISGMNQNPIVELSPVTDANLTVKGRVQIGTVPDNNGSDEDGNITYIPVYASAGQAKVTVTADDGSLVQKDLVTDKDGYISYKVSSFYKAGTTLSATAVRGPYLSEEPGTTVVSDVTPPKPAELTGKFTIASKKIKGINGEPGATVTYTINGVDAKIDGTIISAIVQPDGTWEIPTPGPRLTIGDKVQIFLTDTVGNKNPVTQKTLYDAIFPPATTVTVADGELSFISAPKDISFGEELPLGAKTTQYPIAGMDGDLVVEDTRADKLSWTLTAKMDRVLTSATNKTLPQAVRYSKAGKQQILGTSAITIYENTNVDDDPVSITNGWIPNGDGLSLSIDAGEAYPEEYTGSITWTLQDTP; this is translated from the coding sequence ATGAAATTAAAACAAAATTATAAAATAGTGTTGAGTATCGTCGTGCTTCTTTCTTTAATTATTAGTGGCTTATCCATTCAACAACTAAAGAAAGATCCAAGTGTTAAAGCAACGGACGCAGCAAATGCTGAAACACAATATGTAAAAATAGAACAAGCAATACAATCTTCAATAGCTAACCAAGTCGATGTCTTAATTACATTTAGTCCCTATTTAACAGAAGAGATTCGGATACCTGTACCTGAAGGACTAACCTATCAAGAAACATTAGCTTCCTTGCAAAGTGAGAATAAAGTGTCGTTGGATACAGAAAAAAAGGAATTGGTCATTCAACCATTTGAAAAAACAAACCAATCCAACCAAGGACAATCATCTGAATTAGCAACGAGTGAAAATGTACCAGTAGTTACTGAGTTCCAAGAACAATCTGTACTTGTTAGCTTTACAGTGAACCAGACTGGAGAGTATACCTTAAAAGCGGTCACCTCTTACGAAGATTCAGTCATTCATTCAGATGAGTTGACTTTAAAGCTACCTACAACTAGTAATCCAGAATCAACAAAACCAGAGACTGACCCAAACCAATCATCAAAAGAGCAATCAACGAACTCTCAAGCAAATGAAGCAGACGTACCAGTTGCTGTTCAATCAAGAATGATGGCACGAGCAGCGGGTGAAGTTGAAGTAAGCACATGGGCAGAATTTAAAGCAGCTTATGATGAGCCTACAACAACTAAGATCATAATGAAAAATGAAATTACAGCAAGTAGTGCAACTTCTTTTAGAACAACTCCCATTGAAATTGATGGAGGAGGCTTTCTTTTAGAGATGCGTAATTATGATTTAAGAGTCAATAATCCAAGTGTGGCAGGATCCGTTTTTCATATTCACGATATGATTATGAGCAACAACGCATACAATGAAGCATTTGTGAATAGTGGCTATGGTTCAGCCAATACAAGAAACTGGAAATTCAGACTTGGAAATATTGTAACAAAAGCCAATGTGCAACGTGTTATCAGAGCCTATCATGCTGAGGTTACGATGTATGGAAATAATAATCTCGACACCAGAGCTGAAAACTTTTATGTGGGAAGTATGGTTATTGAACCGGGGACAAAATACATTGGAAACGTAAACTATTATAACTTCTCAGTTATTTGGTTTGTAGAGAATTCTAGTGCAGGTGAAACAGGAGCAAGTCAAGAATTTACAATTGGTGAAGGGGCCAATGTGAAATTAGGGCAAACTCAAACTGGAACAGCCTATCCAGCGGTTTATCAATATTATAAGAGTATGACAATTGGCGAGAATGCTGTTTTCAATGTAAATATGCCAGGAAATGCCGTTCGTTTTGACTTATCTGGCAGTACCTTTACTGCTAAAAAAGGGTCTATTACGAACTTAACTAGTAAATTAGCATCTGGTGCAGTAGTAAACTTTAATGCAAGCAATAGTGTATTTAAAGTTGAAGAAGGAGCCTATTTCTACACAATTGGTGTAAGTTCGGTACCACTAGTGAATATTGCTTCGGGTAGTAATAACGTATTTGATTTAAGTAAACCTGCCCAATACGATATTCGAAATTTAGGTACATCATCAGCGGTTGGAATAACAGGAGCGGCTAATAAATTATCGATTTCAGATTCCGACATTGACTTATGGAATATGGGAGTAGATGTCTTAGGTCCGTCATCTTTAACGTATGCGTTAGTTGGCAATTTAACAGCAACAGGTCCAGCAAACACACAAGTCGTTACCTCAACAGAGCCTGCCTTACAAACGAACTTTAGAACCAATAAGTTTCGCCGTATTTCAGGGATGAATCAAAATCCAATTGTAGAGCTTTCACCGGTAACAGATGCCAACCTAACTGTAAAAGGTCGTGTACAAATTGGAACGGTTCCCGATAATAATGGTTCAGATGAGGATGGAAACATCACTTATATTCCGGTATATGCCTCAGCAGGTCAAGCCAAAGTTACAGTTACAGCGGATGATGGATCGCTTGTCCAAAAAGACTTAGTAACTGATAAAGATGGGTACATTAGTTACAAAGTTTCTAGTTTTTATAAGGCAGGAACGACACTATCTGCGACTGCAGTAAGAGGTCCTTACCTTAGTGAAGAACCTGGAACAACGGTTGTATCTGATGTAACGCCACCAAAGCCAGCAGAATTGACTGGGAAATTTACGATTGCAAGTAAAAAAATTAAGGGAATCAACGGGGAACCAGGTGCAACTGTAACCTATACCATTAATGGTGTAGATGCCAAAATTGATGGAACAATCATTTCAGCGATTGTTCAACCAGATGGGACGTGGGAAATTCCAACACCTGGACCTCGCTTAACAATAGGGGACAAGGTTCAGATTTTCTTAACCGATACGGTTGGAAATAAAAATCCAGTCACTCAAAAAACGCTCTATGATGCTATCTTCCCACCAGCAACAACAGTGACAGTGGCAGACGGAGAACTTTCGTTTATTAGTGCACCAAAGGATATTTCATTTGGAGAGGAACTGCCGCTAGGAGCTAAGACAACGCAATATCCTATAGCAGGTATGGATGGTGACTTAGTTGTTGAGGATACAAGAGCCGACAAGTTAAGTTGGACACTGACAGCTAAAATGGATCGAGTGTTAACCAGTGCAACGAATAAAACATTGCCACAGGCGGTAAGGTATTCAAAAGCCGGTAAGCAGCAAATATTGGGAACCTCTGCTATTACAATTTATGAAAATACAAATGTGGATGATGATCCTGTTTCAATCACCAATGGTTGGATCCCTAATGGAGATGGCCTATCCTTATCAATAGATGCAGGTGAAGCTTATCCAGAAGAGTATACAGGCTCTATCACTTGGACTTTACAAGATACCCCATAA
- a CDS encoding WxL domain-containing protein, with amino-acid sequence MKLTKLIATSAIVLTALSTTSVALAADGGVYKSTGSVEFVPNDGITPPVDPTDPGKEVTPTDPDGEKPNPGTAGPLSIDYASSLSFGQNKITNKDVTYFAEPQKLDDGTTRENFVQVTDTRGTNGGWTLTVKQEGQLKNATTTNKELVGAVLSFTSGRAVSAATTITAPIVKDVVLNPTGEASTVMSAAPGGGALTWLDVFGTLEDTEVNGETVQKNKAITLSIPGTTPKDAVKYSTDLTWTLSDVPANTPEENA; translated from the coding sequence ATGAAATTAACTAAACTAATCGCAACATCTGCAATCGTATTAACCGCATTAAGCACCACGTCAGTAGCTTTAGCAGCTGATGGAGGAGTATACAAATCAACGGGTTCAGTAGAATTTGTACCAAATGATGGCATTACACCACCAGTTGATCCAACAGATCCAGGAAAAGAAGTAACGCCAACTGATCCAGACGGTGAAAAACCAAATCCAGGAACAGCGGGACCATTAAGTATTGATTATGCTTCAAGCCTAAGCTTTGGTCAAAATAAAATCACCAACAAAGATGTGACTTACTTTGCTGAACCACAAAAATTAGATGATGGAACAACAAGAGAAAACTTTGTTCAAGTGACAGATACTCGTGGTACAAATGGTGGTTGGACGTTAACTGTGAAACAAGAAGGTCAATTAAAAAATGCAACAACAACAAATAAAGAATTAGTCGGAGCTGTTCTTTCGTTTACAAGTGGACGAGCAGTTAGTGCAGCAACAACTATCACTGCGCCAATCGTTAAAGATGTTGTATTAAACCCAACGGGAGAAGCTTCAACTGTAATGAGTGCAGCGCCAGGCGGGGGAGCATTAACATGGTTAGATGTTTTTGGAACACTTGAGGATACAGAAGTTAATGGCGAAACCGTTCAAAAAAATAAAGCCATCACATTATCTATTCCAGGAACAACTCCAAAAGATGCTGTTAAATATTCAACAGACTTAACTTGGACATTAAGTGATGTTCCAGCAAATACACCAGAAGAAAATGCCTAA